One window from the genome of Pedobacter schmidteae encodes:
- the sprA gene encoding cell surface protein SprA, protein MPLKTLLTLFLFLTLCFGGQQAFSQITPRRAKQDTVKNSFGLKEKQRLGIRSMSSPFYPLPDNVHRKVEYDAKNQRYIIQELIGDKPFGTVQYLTVEEYLRLINSEIKRDNWRVLSDQEVTEVRKTGIIPSLKINSKAFEKIFGGTTIDIQPRGEAELTFLGRINKNENPLFNERQRVQGNFDFNQRIQMDVIGNIGTKLKINMNYNTEAQFDFENQVKLDYTGGEDDIIQKIEAGNVSLPLTTTLINGTQALFGVKTQLKFGKLNVSTVFTQQKSQSRQIQINNGAQQNEFRLSADNYEANKHYFLAQYFRDNYNKSQINPPTITSGMLITKIEVWITNRAGSTQDSRDVLGFIDLGENKPYNSGIAGGFSVLPSGFTNPVFPRNSNELLSRIPATARLTNSNDIVSFFAGSGGTDNYAKLTYARKLADREYTFHPQLGYISLNNSLNSDEVLTVAFRYTYNGVEYQVGEFSTDVPFDQSMPRVLYTKLLKNETIKTNLPTWGLMMKNIYSIGGYQISPQNFKLDILRIDEKTGVEKPLIQEGEKLDADRRPLNGKQWIQVTGLDRLNQQKERKPDGVFDFETENKPFGSSANNGQNSSFNNGNNSGSTSNNQINFSTNTVNGYITIDPLNGRIIFPVTEPFGRDLANQFLPGEQPLIDKYTFKALYDSTKVVAQQLFSNQNRYVIKGAYQSEVASEFSLNAINVPEGSVKVFAGTIPLQEGIDFTVDYQGGRVRIINPALLSSGQPIRISTENNELFGLQQRSLFGTRFDYKVNNKLNLGGTLMNLTEKPLTPKVNIGEEPISNTMWGLDLNYSSPSRFLTKLVDKLPFLSTKVPSNFTFAGEFAQLIPGHPSALNFGGKKGGISYLDDFEASRSVIDLKSAIAWQLSGTPQLFPEASRINDLSYGFNRARIAFYNIDPIFYNRNSGDIPASLRNNVAERSNHYVREIIEQEVFPFKETSTGQAITLPTLDVAFYPTIRGPYNYTTTGFNANGTLTNPKSRWGGLFRRIETTDFQALNIEYIELWVMDPNIYKPNSAGGDLYFNLGNISEDILKDGRKSLENGLPANGDSNAYDETEWGRVPKLQPVIQAFDNDPAARKVQDVGLDGLSNADEKRKFVDQINQIKAQLNPDAATEFDNDPSSDDYAYFRGRQQDQINAGILKRYQRYNGPEGNSKTSQQSQEDFGVDNSASTSLPDGEDINRDNNMTQSDEYFQYKVSMRPGDLMVGQNFVTDKVTSQVKLANGQTQPVTWYQIRIPLAQYQQKVGNIQDFKSIRFVRMFLTNFADTTVLRFGKIQLVRGEWRQYNANNEASQVILDPALQNLGPDNSTIEISTVNIEENGKRTPIPYVLPPGIERERDFSNYRGDTRQNEQSLAATVKNLRDGYGRATFKTALNDFRSYKHLEMYIHLEALGNSVLNDNDLSAFLRIGTDNQDNYYEYSQPLKVTRPGTSDPYAIWPDQNKMDITLELFQQAKLARNKALDADGLPWNISKPFRYVVDGKTIVVKGQPDMSKVRVYMLGILNPYRNAATGTGDDGLDKNAQVWFNEMRLTEFDERGGWAATARMSAKLADFADVNVSGSKSTIGFGSLEKRVSERNRADNVFFDISSSMELGKFFPQKTGIKIPMFVSYSSQISTPQFDPKTPDIELNNALDKASKSERKAILEYAQDYTTRNSINFTNVRKERTNPDQKAKIWDIENFNVSYAYTKLAHRDFINERNTQQTYRGSLAYSYSGQSKSIEPFAKIIKSNTLALLKDFNLNLVPNALNFRIDVDRYYSENTLRNNDPNNSIPINTTFNKNFLVTRVYGISWNLTKSLTLDFDATNYSIIDEPEGRIEGLKRDTLWQNLKRLGRTTDYNHNMNITYSLPLNKIPGMDWVTVATRYGTNFNWQTEPLSTLRDPQIDLGNTIQNSRTIQLNPTLNLAGLYNKFGFVRRANAGGEKPSGGAFFVGLLTSVKNINGAFTQTKGTFLPGYLPRVSYFGLDEATGAPGLGFVFGSQRDIREMALNNGWITRDTLQTQLYINTLREDLSLTGLIEPIKDLTITLTANKNRTLNYSSNFRYDKSLQSFQNLSPFTTGDYSISFISLGTAFSEKQGSTVSKLFNQFMSNRQIISQRLGAQNSNSVGSSSPGYADGYDKNSQDVIVSAFLAAYTGKSASSIGLNSLPKIPLPNWRLNYRGLTRIGFLGENFSSIDLRHSYRSVYSVNGFNSLIRYKETNGFVSSRDENKNFLPFYQYSQVTIAEQFSPLIGVDTRLKNNMTANFELGRTRMLGLSLANSQLAQLSENNMVFGLGYRTTKFRFPFGLFKGLKTDNNMDFKLDVAIRDNKTVIYRADVAEAEVSSGAKNITLRPSVDYILNQRFNVRVFYDSNVTKPYTSQTFNTSFSNFGFSLRITLN, encoded by the coding sequence TTGCCATTGAAAACTTTATTAACGCTATTTCTCTTCCTGACGCTTTGTTTTGGTGGACAACAGGCATTTTCGCAGATTACCCCCAGAAGAGCTAAACAGGATACGGTAAAGAACTCTTTCGGTCTGAAAGAAAAGCAACGACTTGGAATAAGGTCTATGTCTAGCCCTTTTTATCCGCTGCCCGACAATGTGCACCGGAAGGTAGAGTATGATGCGAAAAATCAACGATACATTATTCAGGAACTGATTGGTGATAAGCCTTTTGGTACAGTTCAATACCTGACTGTAGAGGAATATTTGCGTCTGATAAACAGTGAAATTAAGCGCGACAACTGGCGTGTACTTTCCGATCAGGAGGTAACTGAGGTTAGAAAAACAGGAATCATTCCAAGTCTGAAAATCAATAGCAAGGCATTTGAGAAGATCTTCGGCGGAACTACCATCGATATTCAACCAAGAGGTGAAGCCGAACTTACTTTTTTGGGCAGGATCAATAAAAATGAGAACCCTTTGTTTAATGAACGCCAGCGGGTGCAGGGGAATTTCGATTTTAATCAGCGCATTCAGATGGATGTGATTGGTAATATCGGTACCAAGCTGAAAATCAACATGAACTACAATACCGAAGCTCAGTTTGATTTTGAAAACCAGGTAAAGCTGGATTATACCGGAGGAGAGGACGATATTATCCAGAAAATTGAAGCGGGCAATGTGAGCCTGCCGTTGACTACTACGCTGATTAATGGAACTCAGGCCTTGTTTGGGGTCAAAACTCAGTTGAAGTTTGGAAAACTAAATGTAAGTACTGTTTTTACCCAACAAAAGTCGCAATCCAGGCAAATACAGATTAACAATGGCGCTCAGCAAAATGAGTTCCGACTCAGTGCTGATAATTATGAAGCGAATAAGCATTATTTTCTTGCTCAGTATTTTAGAGATAATTACAATAAATCACAGATTAATCCGCCCACTATAACCTCGGGGATGCTGATTACCAAAATTGAGGTTTGGATTACCAATAGAGCTGGTAGTACACAGGATTCCAGAGATGTATTGGGATTTATCGATCTTGGTGAAAATAAACCCTATAACTCAGGTATTGCCGGAGGCTTTTCTGTCCTTCCATCGGGTTTTACCAATCCGGTGTTTCCGCGAAATTCAAATGAACTTTTGAGCAGGATACCTGCAACAGCCAGGTTGACAAATTCCAATGATATTGTTTCTTTTTTTGCGGGCAGTGGCGGGACTGATAACTATGCCAAGTTAACTTATGCCCGGAAACTGGCCGACCGGGAATATACTTTTCACCCTCAACTCGGTTATATCTCTTTAAATAATAGTTTAAATAGCGATGAGGTACTTACCGTTGCGTTCAGATACACCTATAATGGTGTAGAATACCAGGTGGGAGAGTTTTCTACTGACGTCCCTTTTGATCAGTCGATGCCGAGAGTATTGTACACCAAATTACTGAAAAACGAGACCATAAAGACCAATTTGCCTACCTGGGGCCTGATGATGAAAAATATATATTCCATCGGAGGCTATCAGATCAGTCCGCAAAACTTTAAACTTGATATCTTAAGGATTGACGAAAAGACCGGAGTAGAGAAACCTTTGATACAGGAGGGGGAAAAACTGGATGCAGACAGACGACCGCTTAATGGCAAACAATGGATACAAGTGACCGGACTGGATAGGCTAAATCAGCAAAAAGAACGTAAACCGGATGGTGTATTTGATTTTGAGACGGAAAACAAACCTTTTGGGTCGAGTGCCAATAACGGACAAAATTCGTCCTTCAATAATGGCAACAACAGTGGTTCAACCTCAAATAATCAGATCAATTTTTCAACCAATACCGTAAATGGTTATATCACCATCGACCCTTTAAATGGGAGGATTATTTTTCCGGTCACAGAGCCTTTTGGTAGAGATCTGGCAAACCAGTTCTTACCTGGCGAACAACCATTGATTGATAAATATACCTTTAAAGCATTGTACGATTCCACTAAAGTAGTTGCACAGCAGTTGTTTAGCAATCAGAACAGGTATGTGATTAAAGGGGCATATCAGTCGGAAGTGGCTTCAGAGTTCAGCTTAAATGCGATTAATGTTCCCGAAGGTTCGGTAAAAGTTTTTGCCGGGACGATTCCATTGCAGGAGGGGATTGATTTTACGGTAGATTACCAGGGCGGAAGGGTGAGGATTATCAACCCTGCCTTATTGAGCTCGGGTCAGCCGATCCGGATTTCAACAGAAAATAATGAATTGTTCGGGCTGCAGCAACGTTCTTTGTTTGGCACACGTTTCGATTATAAGGTAAACAATAAGCTGAACCTTGGTGGTACCTTGATGAACCTTACCGAAAAGCCGCTTACGCCAAAGGTAAACATAGGTGAAGAGCCCATCTCCAATACCATGTGGGGATTGGACCTGAACTATAGCTCGCCCTCCAGGTTCTTAACAAAACTGGTAGATAAGCTTCCATTTCTGTCAACCAAGGTGCCTTCTAACTTTACTTTTGCGGGCGAATTTGCCCAGTTGATTCCCGGCCACCCAAGTGCACTTAATTTTGGTGGAAAAAAAGGTGGTATAAGTTATCTGGATGATTTTGAAGCTTCAAGATCCGTAATAGATTTAAAAAGTGCCATAGCCTGGCAATTGTCGGGAACGCCACAGCTTTTTCCCGAAGCGAGCCGGATTAATGACCTGAGCTATGGTTTTAATCGTGCAAGAATTGCGTTTTATAATATTGACCCCATTTTTTACAATAGAAATTCGGGAGATATACCTGCAAGTCTGCGTAACAATGTCGCCGAACGTTCTAATCATTATGTGCGGGAAATCATTGAACAGGAGGTATTTCCTTTTAAAGAAACAAGTACCGGGCAGGCTATCACATTGCCTACACTTGATGTTGCTTTTTATCCCACTATTCGTGGACCATATAACTACACGACAACAGGGTTTAATGCAAATGGAACATTAACCAACCCTAAATCAAGATGGGGAGGTTTGTTCAGAAGGATTGAGACTACAGATTTCCAGGCGCTGAATATTGAATACATCGAGCTTTGGGTAATGGACCCGAATATCTACAAACCCAACTCCGCTGGTGGCGATTTGTATTTCAACCTGGGAAACATTTCTGAAGATATTTTAAAAGATGGACGTAAGTCGCTGGAAAATGGTTTGCCGGCAAATGGAGACTCAAACGCATATGATGAGACCGAATGGGGCCGGGTACCAAAGCTTCAGCCTGTAATACAGGCTTTTGACAATGATCCGGCGGCAAGAAAGGTTCAGGATGTTGGGTTGGATGGATTGTCCAATGCTGATGAGAAAAGAAAATTTGTTGATCAGATTAACCAGATCAAAGCACAATTAAATCCTGATGCTGCTACTGAATTTGACAATGATCCTTCATCCGATGATTATGCTTATTTCAGAGGAAGGCAGCAGGATCAGATCAATGCGGGAATATTGAAACGCTATCAGCGCTACAATGGTCCCGAAGGAAATTCCAAAACCTCGCAGCAGTCGCAGGAAGATTTTGGAGTAGACAATTCCGCTTCAACTTCATTGCCTGATGGTGAAGACATCAATAGGGACAACAATATGACCCAAAGTGATGAGTACTTTCAGTATAAGGTTTCTATGCGTCCCGGAGATTTGATGGTGGGACAGAATTTTGTAACGGATAAAGTGACCTCTCAGGTAAAATTGGCCAATGGGCAAACCCAACCTGTAACCTGGTACCAGATCCGTATACCTTTGGCGCAGTATCAGCAAAAGGTGGGTAACATTCAGGATTTCAAATCAATTCGTTTTGTACGGATGTTCCTCACAAATTTTGCCGATACAACCGTATTGAGGTTTGGAAAGATCCAATTGGTTAGAGGAGAGTGGAGACAATATAATGCCAATAATGAGGCCTCGCAAGTGATTCTTGACCCTGCGCTTCAAAATCTGGGCCCGGATAATTCAACTATAGAAATCTCGACGGTAAACATCGAGGAGAACGGAAAAAGAACACCGATTCCATACGTTTTACCACCGGGCATTGAAAGGGAAAGGGATTTCAGCAACTACCGCGGAGACACCCGTCAAAATGAACAATCGCTGGCGGCAACCGTAAAAAATCTTCGCGATGGTTATGGCAGGGCAACTTTTAAGACTGCATTGAACGACTTTAGGTCATATAAGCATCTGGAGATGTATATTCACCTGGAAGCACTGGGCAATTCGGTTTTGAATGACAATGATTTGAGTGCATTTTTAAGAATAGGTACCGATAATCAGGACAATTATTACGAATATTCGCAGCCGCTGAAAGTGACGCGTCCAGGAACAAGCGACCCCTACGCCATATGGCCCGATCAGAATAAAATGGACATTACATTGGAACTGTTTCAACAGGCAAAACTCGCCAGAAACAAAGCACTTGATGCCGATGGTTTGCCATGGAACATCAGTAAGCCGTTCCGGTATGTGGTTGATGGGAAAACAATTGTTGTAAAGGGGCAGCCTGATATGAGTAAGGTGAGGGTGTATATGCTCGGGATATTGAATCCGTATAGAAATGCGGCAACAGGAACGGGAGATGATGGCCTGGATAAAAATGCTCAGGTATGGTTCAACGAAATGAGACTGACGGAATTTGATGAACGGGGCGGTTGGGCTGCAACGGCAAGGATGAGCGCTAAACTGGCCGACTTTGCAGATGTCAATGTTTCAGGAAGTAAATCAACCATAGGATTCGGATCATTAGAAAAACGCGTGAGTGAAAGAAACCGCGCCGACAATGTCTTCTTTGATATATCATCAAGTATGGAACTCGGCAAATTCTTTCCTCAAAAAACAGGCATCAAAATTCCAATGTTTGTGAGTTATTCCAGTCAGATCAGTACACCGCAATTCGATCCTAAAACACCCGATATTGAATTAAACAATGCATTGGATAAGGCTTCAAAATCAGAAAGGAAAGCGATACTGGAATATGCGCAGGATTATACTACCAGAAACAGTATCAACTTTACCAACGTAAGAAAGGAACGTACAAATCCTGACCAGAAAGCAAAAATCTGGGATATTGAGAACTTCAATGTGAGTTATGCTTATACCAAGCTGGCGCACCGCGATTTTATAAACGAACGAAATACCCAGCAAACTTACCGGGGCTCGCTTGCTTATAGCTATTCCGGCCAGTCGAAAAGTATTGAACCATTTGCCAAGATCATTAAATCGAACACATTGGCTTTGTTAAAAGATTTTAATTTGAATCTGGTGCCCAATGCTTTAAACTTTAGAATTGATGTCGACCGGTATTATTCGGAAAATACATTAAGAAATAATGATCCGAATAACTCGATTCCAATTAATACTACATTTAATAAGAACTTCCTGGTTACTCGGGTATATGGCATTTCCTGGAATTTGACCAAATCATTGACACTGGATTTTGATGCCACAAACTATTCCATCATTGATGAGCCCGAAGGTAGAATTGAAGGGCTGAAAAGAGACACGTTATGGCAGAATTTAAAACGTCTGGGGAGAACTACGGATTACAACCATAACATGAACATCACCTATTCCCTACCATTGAATAAAATTCCTGGTATGGATTGGGTAACGGTGGCTACCAGGTATGGGACTAATTTTAACTGGCAAACGGAACCTTTGTCAACTTTAAGAGATCCGCAAATCGATCTGGGAAATACCATTCAGAATTCAAGAACCATACAGCTTAATCCCACGCTGAACCTGGCAGGTTTATATAATAAATTCGGGTTTGTAAGAAGAGCAAATGCCGGTGGAGAAAAGCCATCAGGAGGAGCTTTCTTTGTGGGATTGCTCACCAGTGTCAAGAACATAAATGGAGCGTTTACACAAACCAAAGGAACGTTTTTACCGGGTTATTTGCCTAGGGTAAGTTATTTTGGTTTAGACGAAGCTACCGGTGCACCTGGTCTTGGATTCGTATTTGGAAGTCAGCGCGACATTCGTGAAATGGCACTGAACAATGGATGGATTACAAGGGATACTTTACAAACACAGCTATATATCAATACACTTCGGGAAGACTTAAGTCTGACCGGGCTGATTGAGCCGATCAAAGACCTGACCATTACGCTTACCGCAAATAAAAACAGAACACTCAATTATTCCAGTAATTTTAGGTACGACAAGTCACTTCAGAGTTTTCAAAACCTGAGCCCATTCACAACGGGCGATTATAGTATCTCTTTTATCTCGCTGGGAACGGCTTTTTCTGAGAAGCAAGGTAGTACGGTATCGAAGTTATTTAACCAGTTTATGTCCAACAGGCAGATCATTTCTCAGCGTTTGGGCGCTCAAAACAGCAATTCGGTAGGTAGCTCTTCGCCAGGCTATGCTGATGGCTATGACAAAAACTCGCAGGATGTAATTGTTTCGGCCTTTCTGGCTGCATACACCGGTAAAAGTGCGTCGTCTATCGGGTTAAATTCTTTGCCAAAAATTCCATTGCCAAACTGGCGATTGAATTACCGGGGACTTACGCGTATTGGATTCCTGGGCGAGAACTTTAGTTCTATAGATCTCAGACATTCCTATCGTTCAGTTTATAGTGTTAATGGATTCAATTCCTTGATTCGCTATAAGGAAACCAACGGTTTTGTGAGTAGCAGAGATGAAAATAAGAACTTCCTTCCTTTTTATCAGTATTCGCAGGTGACTATTGCCGAACAGTTTTCGCCATTAATCGGAGTAGATACCCGCTTGAAAAATAACATGACTGCAAATTTTGAACTGGGAAGGACACGTATGTTGGGCTTGAGCTTGGCAAATAGCCAGCTGGCACAATTATCGGAAAACAATATGGTTTTCGGTTTGGGCTATCGCACTACTAAATTCAGGTTCCCTTTTGGCTTGTTTAAGGGATTAAAAACAGACAACAACATGGACTTTAAGCTGGATGTGGCCATAAGAGATAATAAAACGGTGATTTACCGGGCCGACGTGGCGGAGGCGGAAGTTTCGTCGGGTGCCAAAAACATTACCTTACGGCCAAGTGTTGATTATATACTAAATCAGCGTTTTAATGTGAGGGTATTTTATGATTCAAATGTAACTAAGCCATATACCTCACAGACCTTTAATACTTCTTTCAGTAATTTTGGCTTCAGCTTGAGGATTACCCTGAATTAG
- the gcvH gene encoding glycine cleavage system protein GcvH produces MNFPSELKYTKDHEWVKIEGNEAYIGITDFAQRELGDIVYIDINTVGDEVSKDEVFGTVEAVKTVSDLFMPITGTVQEVNAALNDNPELVNTDPYGQGWMVKVSVADAGQVDGLLTADAYKALVGA; encoded by the coding sequence ATGAATTTTCCATCAGAATTAAAGTACACTAAAGACCACGAATGGGTTAAAATTGAAGGTAATGAGGCTTATATAGGAATAACTGATTTTGCGCAACGTGAGCTAGGTGATATCGTATATATTGACATCAACACCGTTGGTGATGAAGTGAGTAAAGATGAGGTATTCGGTACGGTTGAAGCCGTTAAGACGGTTTCAGATTTATTTATGCCTATAACAGGTACTGTACAGGAAGTAAATGCTGCTTTAAATGATAATCCTGAACTGGTAAATACAGATCCTTATGGTCAGGGCTGGATGGTTAAAGTATCTGTTGCAGATGCAGGCCAGGTAGATGGTTTATTAACTGCAGATGCTTACAAAGCCCTGGTAGGCGCTTAG
- a CDS encoding VanZ family protein, producing MGLFGQLKYQIWAVLWTIVIVVLCSIRMPSGSGSGFFFEGFDKFVHMGFFFVLTILLFFGKIRYQHNYSFSSLTIFKIIVITAALGAGIEMLQWKFFSYRSAEWWDFGCDMIGVFMGVFSYILLHKSNYNEKTGS from the coding sequence ATGGGCTTGTTTGGACAGCTGAAGTACCAGATATGGGCCGTATTATGGACCATAGTAATTGTAGTGCTTTGTAGTATCAGAATGCCATCAGGAAGTGGCTCGGGCTTCTTCTTTGAAGGCTTTGATAAGTTCGTCCATATGGGCTTCTTTTTTGTGCTGACCATACTGTTGTTTTTCGGTAAAATCAGATATCAGCACAATTACAGCTTTAGCTCCTTAACCATCTTTAAAATCATTGTAATTACGGCGGCATTGGGTGCTGGAATAGAAATGTTACAATGGAAGTTTTTCAGTTACAGATCTGCCGAATGGTGGGACTTTGGCTGCGATATGATTGGCGTGTTTATGGGTGTGTTCAGTTACATCTTACTTCATAAATCAAATTATAATGAAAAGACTGGTAGTTAA
- a CDS encoding FeoA family protein: MKLSQLNPGEQGTIVAFTDLEMSVKLMEMGCLPGEVVEVERLAPLGCPIAIRVAGYQLCLRKSEASVIIIQ, encoded by the coding sequence ATGAAACTTTCACAGCTTAATCCCGGAGAACAAGGAACTATTGTAGCGTTTACAGATTTGGAAATGTCTGTTAAATTAATGGAAATGGGGTGTTTGCCTGGTGAGGTTGTAGAAGTTGAGCGTCTTGCGCCATTGGGTTGTCCAATAGCTATCCGCGTTGCCGGGTATCAGCTTTGTTTGCGCAAAAGTGAAGCATCTGTTATTATAATTCAATAG
- the feoB gene encoding ferrous iron transport protein B, with product MGKDIKIALVGNPNTGKSTLFNLLTGLNQKIGNFPGITVDKKIGYCKLSGDKHAEVIDLPGTYSLYPKSRDESIVFQVLADKKNSSHPDVVVLVADATNLRRNLLLYSQVADLKLPVVLALNMTDMAKKEGIEIDVNKLAERLGIQVVSISARSNSGLAQLKEAIDHTNNIATQIAGTDVHVLAPEAIDQAKEVLNTDNDYFALQVLHQYETLEVLSEGTRQALGNIRKEHVFESSKLQAAETIARYRFLGTVLTGIVTDTGAAKKFIFSDKIDAVLTNRFWGFGIFLAILFFVFNSIFSWSSYPMELIEYTFAWLTQYGHEHLPEGILTNLLLDGVVAGLGGVVIFIPQIAILFAFISILEDTGYMARVTFMMDKIMRKFGLSGKSVVPMIGSLACAVPSIMSARNIESWKDRIITIMVAPLVSCSARLPVYTLLIGLVVPEKMIWGFINLQGLTLMGMYVISIVAAIVVAFVMNFFIKAKEKSYFIMELPVYRMPRWSNVLFTMYEKSKTFVLEAGKVIIAISIILWVLASYGPSSRFAEIDKKYEAIEAQKDSVQISTLERDRSAEKLENSYAGILGHAIEPAIQPLGFDWKIGIALITSFAAREAFVGTMATIYSVDGGDENVTTIRDKMRAARNPDTGLPVFTFATAFSLMLFYAFAMQCMSTVAVVYRETKSWRWPGIQLVYMTTLAYVASLIAYQLLK from the coding sequence TTGGGAAAAGATATTAAAATTGCTTTAGTTGGTAATCCCAATACCGGAAAATCTACACTCTTTAATCTTCTTACCGGGTTAAATCAAAAGATCGGGAATTTTCCTGGGATTACAGTCGACAAAAAAATAGGCTACTGCAAATTGAGCGGTGACAAACACGCCGAGGTAATTGATTTGCCAGGGACGTATAGTTTATACCCGAAAAGCCGCGATGAGAGTATTGTTTTTCAGGTATTGGCCGACAAAAAAAACTCCAGTCATCCCGATGTTGTGGTACTGGTAGCAGATGCTACAAACCTGCGTAGAAATTTATTGCTTTACTCACAGGTCGCCGATTTAAAATTACCGGTTGTGTTGGCGCTAAACATGACGGATATGGCTAAAAAGGAGGGCATAGAAATTGACGTGAATAAACTTGCCGAAAGGTTAGGTATTCAGGTTGTCTCTATTTCTGCCAGAAGCAATTCAGGTTTAGCTCAGCTAAAAGAAGCAATTGATCATACCAATAACATCGCTACTCAGATAGCGGGTACAGATGTGCATGTGTTGGCACCTGAAGCCATAGACCAGGCCAAAGAGGTATTAAATACCGATAACGATTATTTTGCATTGCAGGTACTGCACCAATACGAAACACTGGAAGTTCTTTCGGAAGGCACCAGACAGGCCCTTGGAAATATCAGAAAGGAACATGTTTTTGAATCGTCTAAGCTGCAGGCTGCAGAAACCATTGCACGTTACCGCTTCCTTGGAACAGTATTGACTGGCATCGTAACAGATACTGGCGCTGCAAAGAAATTCATTTTTAGTGATAAGATAGATGCAGTTTTGACCAACCGTTTCTGGGGGTTTGGTATTTTTCTTGCCATCTTGTTTTTTGTTTTTAATTCTATCTTCTCCTGGTCATCTTATCCAATGGAGTTGATTGAATATACTTTTGCCTGGCTTACACAATACGGGCACGAACATCTGCCCGAAGGCATTCTGACCAATTTGTTGTTAGATGGTGTTGTTGCCGGTTTGGGCGGAGTAGTCATATTTATCCCTCAGATTGCGATACTATTTGCGTTTATTTCTATCCTTGAGGATACAGGCTATATGGCAAGGGTTACTTTTATGATGGACAAGATCATGAGAAAGTTTGGTCTAAGTGGCAAATCAGTAGTTCCCATGATTGGCAGTCTGGCTTGTGCTGTGCCGTCTATTATGAGTGCCAGAAATATCGAAAGCTGGAAAGACCGGATCATTACCATTATGGTGGCACCATTGGTAAGCTGTTCGGCCAGGTTACCCGTGTATACCTTACTGATCGGGCTGGTGGTACCAGAAAAAATGATATGGGGATTCATCAATCTCCAGGGGCTTACATTGATGGGAATGTATGTCATCAGTATTGTGGCTGCTATTGTGGTTGCCTTTGTCATGAACTTTTTTATCAAAGCAAAGGAGAAGTCCTATTTTATTATGGAATTGCCGGTATACCGGATGCCGAGGTGGAGTAATGTGCTTTTTACGATGTACGAGAAGTCGAAGACTTTTGTATTGGAAGCCGGAAAGGTAATTATTGCCATTTCCATTATTCTATGGGTGCTGGCCAGTTATGGACCCTCATCGCGTTTTGCCGAGATCGACAAAAAATATGAAGCCATTGAAGCGCAAAAAGATAGTGTACAGATCAGTACACTGGAGCGGGACAGATCGGCCGAAAAGCTCGAAAATTCTTACGCGGGAATATTGGGACATGCCATTGAACCTGCTATTCAGCCATTGGGTTTCGATTGGAAAATAGGCATTGCATTAATTACCTCTTTTGCGGCCCGGGAGGCCTTTGTTGGCACGATGGCTACCATTTATAGTGTAGACGGCGGAGATGAGAATGTAACCACGATAAGAGACAAAATGAGGGCGGCCAGAAATCCGGATACCGGACTGCCTGTATTTACATTTGCTACCGCATTTTCGTTGATGTTGTTTTATGCCTTTGCTATGCAGTGTATGAGTACGGTGGCAGTGGTATACCGGGAAACAAAATCATGGCGCTGGCCGGGCATTCAGCTGGTATATATGACTACATTAGCCTACGTGGCCAGCTTAATTGCTTATCAGCTTTTAAAGTAA
- a CDS encoding SprT-like domain-containing protein, with protein sequence MEKESILSQYMPVAAAPIIAKWIDYFQCEFKISKGRATKLGDYRHPYKGAGHKISVNNNLNCYAFLVTTVHEFAHLLTWNDHKNRVKPHGEEWKYNFKRMMAPFLEQSVFPEDVRKAIVSYLGNPSAASCTDLKLSRALKKYDQSADMSRLEELPLDAVFTIKDGRQFKKGLKLRKRYRCTCLNNGHVYLFNPLAEVIMEATGT encoded by the coding sequence GTGGAAAAGGAAAGCATTTTATCACAATACATGCCTGTGGCAGCTGCACCAATAATAGCCAAGTGGATTGACTACTTTCAATGCGAGTTTAAGATCAGCAAGGGCAGGGCAACAAAACTGGGCGATTACAGGCACCCTTATAAAGGAGCGGGGCATAAAATTTCTGTCAACAATAACCTTAATTGTTATGCATTTTTGGTTACTACGGTGCACGAATTTGCGCACCTGCTTACCTGGAATGACCATAAGAACAGGGTGAAACCCCACGGTGAGGAGTGGAAGTATAATTTCAAAAGGATGATGGCTCCTTTTCTGGAGCAAAGTGTTTTTCCGGAGGATGTTAGAAAGGCAATTGTTAGCTATCTGGGCAATCCCAGCGCTGCAAGTTGTACAGATCTGAAGCTTTCAAGGGCCTTGAAGAAATATGATCAATCGGCAGATATGTCGAGGCTTGAGGAGTTGCCACTTGATGCGGTGTTTACCATCAAAGATGGACGTCAGTTTAAAAAGGGGCTGAAACTTAGAAAAAGATATCGCTGTACCTGCTTAAACAATGGGCATGTCTACTTATTTAATCCTTTGGCTGAAGTGATAATGGAAGCAACAGGTACCTGA